A segment of the Alkalispirillum mobile genome:
CATGAGGCAGGGGGACTCGTAGTCGATGGTAGCCACCACCTCGCCTTCGCAAAGGCCCATCAGGCGGTCCCGATAACGGCTCGGGAACGCCATGCGCCCTTTGGCGTCGAGATTGAGATGTGTGACCCCCCTGAACACGGCTTTCTTTACGCCCCCTGGATCCCTTTTTCTGCCACTTTCTGCCACCCCGGCCCACAATTCGACACTATAGGTACCGCCATCAACCGGTGTCAAGGCAAAAGGATGCGAAATATCCCTTTTGCAACAGACAGTTACGAACGAACAGCAAAGTGGGATAACAGGGTCAGGAAGGGGGTAATCGTTTTCCGGAAACTAATCAGCCGGTTGCAAGGAAGGCATTAGAAAACACACCAACTATCACCGCCTAACCAGCTGATAAGCGGGAATCTTTCCAAAATGAAAGGGGAGTTTCCCGGAAAAAAGAAGGGTGGAGTCGGCCTGTAAGCCGGGTTCTGTCGAGGACAGCCATTCCTCTGGGACAGGTGTCACCACCTGCCTCTAGCAACCTACCCGGGAGCAGCGCGGGCCACGCCATTGCTCCCCTATTTGGTCTTGCTCCGGGTGGGGTTTACCGTGCCGCGAACTGTTGCCAGCCGCGCGGTGCGCTCTTACCGCACCTTTTCACCCTTACCTGTGCCCCGAAGGGCCATCGGCGGTTTGTTTTCTGTGGCACTTTCCGTGGGCTCACGCCCCCCAGGCGTTACCTGGCACCCTGCCCTGTGGAGCCCGGACTTTCCTCCGCCGATCAGGCGTTGAAACCCAAAAGGCAGCGACTGTCCGGCCGACTCCGGCCGCTATTGTACCGCGTTCCCGGCGGCACCGGAACGCCCGCAGACAAGATCAGGCGCCGTCGTCGGCGGCTTTCTGGTCCAGCGCCAACTGGTAGAGCCGGTTCCGTGGGGCACCGGTGATCCTGGCCGCCACCCTGGCCGCCCGCTTGACCGGCAGCTCGTCCAACAGAGGGCCCAGCACCGCCAGCAGGGCGGCGTCGTCACTGACCGCAGGGGGGGCACCGGCCAGCATGACCACGAACTCCCCGCGCCGCTGATCCGGGTCCGCCTCCACCTGCCGGACCAGGGCTGCCAGCGGGCCGCGCAACACCGTCTCCCAGGTCTTGGTCAATTCCCGGGCGACCACCGCCTGGCGCTCACCGCCGAAGACCTCTGCCATATCCCCGAGGCTGGCCAGGATCCTGTGACTGGCCTCCAACAGCACCAGCGTACGCGGCTCCGAGGCTAGTGCCGCCAGGGCCTTGCGCCGCGGCCCCGGCCGGGCGGGCAGGAACCCCTCGAAGCAGAAACGATCGGTGGGCAGCCCGGCCACCGACAACGCTGCCATCACGGCACTGGGGCCGGGTACGGGGCTGACCCGCACCCCTGCGTCGATACAAGCCGTGACCAGCCGGTAACCGGGGTCACTCACCAGCGGCGTACCGGCGTCGGAGACCAATGCGACGTCCTCGCCCCCCTGGAGCCGCTGGATCAACCCGGGCACCTGGCGGGTCTCGTTATGCTCGTGCACGGCCACCAGGCGGGCCTGGATACCGTAATGACCCAACAACTGACCGGTGTGCCGGGTGTCCTCCGCCGCCACCACGGCCACACCGGCCAGCACCTCGCGGGCGCGCTGGCTGATATCGCCACGATTCCCGATGGGTGTCGCCACCACGAAAAGGGTGCCCTGCAGGTTTGACACGACAAGCTCCCAGTAATGATACTTTTCGGCTCAGGGAACGCTTTGTACCAGCTCCACCCCCAAAGGACCATGCCCGCGCCGGTCCGCGGCACCCGATCCGCCTACCCCGCCGGCCAGAGATGATCACCATGCGCTATCGCCTTCTAGCCGTTCTGCTACTCACCACCCTCCTTTACGCCTGCGCGCCGCCGGAGCCGCCGGCGCCCGAGCCGGAAGTCCCGCCGGCGGAAACGGCCCGGGAGCAGGCCGAACGCGGCGAAAAGGCCGCACGCCGCGGTGACCCCGAAACGGCCGAGGCGCATTTCCGGGCCGCCCTAGAGGCCGCGCCGGAGGACGATGAGGCAGCCACCTGGACCCTGCGCCTGGCGGAGATGCAGGCTGACATGGGCCAGACGGCGCGGGTACGCGACCACCTGGAGGACCTTGCGGACGTCTCCCTGGACGAAACCCAGGAGGCGCGCAAGCAGCTGCTGGAAGCAAGCCTGAAGCTCGCGAGCGGTCAGGTGCTGTCCGCCTGGCGCACCATTCAGCCCATGACCCCACCCGATGCCTTCGCCGAGCGCTACTACCAGGTCAGGGCCGGGGCGCTGGAGCAACTCGACCTGCCGGTGGACGCCGCCCGGGCACTGGTGGAGCGCAGTGAATGGCTGTCGGATGAGCAGGCCCTGAAACACAATCACGAACAGACCTGGTCGCTGCTGGACAACGCTCCGCTGGGCAGTCTGCAGGACCGGCGCCCGGTCTCCGCCGACCGGCTGGGCGGCTGGATCGAACTGGCCTGGCTGGTGCGCAACTACCGCCTGGAGCCGCGCCAGCTGGACGATGCCCTGGCCCGCTGGGAACGCCAGTTCCCCGACCACCCGGGCGGCCCCCACGTGCTGGCTCATACCGTCGGCGAGTACCGGGAACGGGTGATCGAGCCGGAGGAAATCGCCGTGCTCCTGCCGCTGAGCGGCCCGCTGGCGGACGCCGGCCAGGCCATCCGCGACGGGATCATGGCCGCCCACCTGGCCGGCGACGGTGGCGGCCCCGACATCCGCATCCTGGACAGCGCCGGCCAGGAGATCATCCCCCTGTACCGGCAGGCGGTGGAGGACGGCGCCGACCTGGTGATCGGCCCATTGGAAAAAGACCAGGTGGACGCCCTGGCCCGCGCCGATGACCTTCCGGTCCCGGTGCTGGCACTGAACACGGTCTCCCGCGGCATCGAGAGCATACCCGGGCTCTACCAGTTTGGCCTGGCCCCGGAGGACGACGCCGCCGAGGCCGCGCGCCACGCCCGCGACAGGGGCTGGCAGCGCGCGCTGGTGCTGGTCCCCGACGGCAACTGGGGTGAACGGCTCGCCGAAGCCTTCACCGAGGCCTTCGAGGCCGAGGGCGGCGAGGTGCTGGAGCGGCAGCGGTTCCAATCCGACCGTTCAGACCACAGCCAGCCATTGCGCGCGCTGCTGAACCTGGACATTGGAGAGCGTCGCGCCCGCCAGCTGCGCTCCACCCTGCAGCGCAGCGTGGAGCACGTGGACCGCCGGCGCCAGGACGCGGAGTTCCTCTTCCTGGGTGCAACCGCACCGCAGGCACGGCTGGTGGTGACGCAGCTGCATTACCACCAGGGCGTTGGCCTCCCGGTGCTCGGCACCTCGCACATGCACGCCAGCCAGCCGGACCAGGAACTCTGGAGCGACCTGGAGGGCGTGCTGTTCATGGAAACACCGTGGATGCTGAACGCCGGTGTGCGGACCGACGACGGCCTGGACCGTGCCACCCTGGAGGAGCTCTGGCCCGAACCCATGGCCAGCCATGGCCGTCTGTTCGCCCTGGGCGTGGACGCTTACCGGCTTGTCCCCTACGTGGAGCTGCTGCGGGAACGGGGCGGCGAGCGCATCGACGGCTTCAGCGGCCGGCTGGAAATGGACGAGCGGGGGCGCATCCTCCGCGGCCTGCTGCCTGCCCGCTATGGCGGTGAGGGCCCGGAGTTGCTGCGCGAGGAGGCCGCGGAGGAGCTGACCCTGTGAGCACACCCACGCCGCGCGCGCCGCACCTGCGGGTGGGCGCCGACGGGGAGGCGCAAGCCGCCGCCTACCTGCAGGCGCAGGGCCTGGCATTGCTCGAGCGGAACTACCGCTGCCGTGCGGGCGAGCTCGACCTGATCATGCGCGACGATCGCGGCGTCGTGGTCTTCGTGGAGGTCCGGGTGCGCAGCAACCCGGATTACGGCGGTCCGCTGGCGTCCATCACCCCGCGCAAACAGCGTCGGCTGGCCCGGGCGGCCGCCCACTGGCTCCAGGCCCGCCGCCTTACCCATCAGGCCCTCTGCCGGTTCGATGTCGTCGCCTTCTCCGCGGACGGCCAGCCGGAATGGCTGCGCAACGCCTTCAGCGCCGCCCCCTGACCCCGGCCAGCGCCGCGGGCGGCAATTGCCAAGGGAACGGCCTGAACGCTAACCTTGCGCCCATCTGAGTCGTTAGCTTCCGGAGTCTTCATGAACCCGCATGACCGCATCGTCCAACACTTCCACGAGAGCATCCGGACCAAGCAGATGGCCATGGATGCCGTGACCGAGAGCATTGCCGACGCCGGGCACCTGATGGCCCAGGCGCTACAGGCGGAGGGGAAGATCCTTAGCTGCGGCAATGGCGGCTCGGCAGGCGATGCGCAGCACTTCTCCTCCGAACTGCTCAACCGCTTCGAGATGGAGCGCCCCGGCTTGCCGGCGGTAGCCCTGACCACCGACAGCTCCACCCTGACCTCGATTGCCAACGACTACAGCTACGAGGAGATCTTCTCCAAGCAGGTCCGCGCCCTGGGCCACCCGCAGGACGTGCTGCTGGCGATCAGCACCAGCGGCAGCTCAGCTAACGTGAATGCCGCGGTGAACGCTGCCCACGAACGGGGCATGGCCGTAGTGGCATTGAGCGGGAAAGACGGGGGCGCGATGGCTGGTTTGCTGGGGGAGCGGGATGTGGAGATCCGGGTGCCGTCCGATACCACGGCGCGGATCCAGGAGGTGCATCTGCTGGCCATCCACTGTCTGTGCGACCTGATCGACCAGCACCTGTTCGGCGGCGCCTGACCGGCGCCACCAGTTCGGGACCCTGCGGACGGCCCTACTTCACCACCCGCAGGTTCGGGCGGCCGCCGCCGTCCGGGCCGTCGGGCCCATCACCCTCGGGGCCACCACCCTCCGGCGGGGTGCCGTTGCCCCCCTCTTCGTCGCCCTCGCCGAAGAGCATGCCCTGCCCGTTCTCCCGGGCGTAGATGGCCATCACCGCCATCACGGGCACCCGCACTTCCTGCGCCACGCCGCCGAACCGGGCGGAGAACTCCACGGCCTCATTCCCCATGGTCAGGTGCTGCACCGCACGCGGCGCCACGTTGAGCACCAGTTTGCCGGCGTCCACGTATTCCATCGGGGCCAACAGGCCTTCATGCTCGGCGTTGACCAACAGATAGGGGGTGAGCCCGTTATCCACGATCCACTCGTAAAGCGCGCGGATTAGATACGGTCTACTTGATGTCATCAATACTCCGTGTCAGACGCGTCAGTTGCGCATGACCTTCTCGATATCGGACAGTGACTTCTGGAATGAGGGGCGCTCGAACATGCGCTCCATGTACGCCTGCAGGTTCTCCGCCCGCCCGGGCAGGTCCACGCCCAAGGCAGAGAGCCGCCAGAGCACCGGCAGCACCGCGCAGTCCATGACGCTCAACTCCTCGCTGAGCAGATAGGGATAGCCCTGGAACAGCGGGTCACTGGCTACCACGCCCTCACCGAGCTCCTTGCGCGCCGCGGCCTGGCCGCGCCCCTTGCCACCCGCCAACTGCTCCACCAGTGGATACCAGTCCCGCTCCACCCGCGAGACCACCAACCGGGCCTTGGCCCGGGAGACGGGATCCACCGGCATGAGCGGCGGGTGGGGATAGCGTTCGTCCAGGTACTCCACGATCACCCGCGAGTCGTACAACGACAGCTCACGGTCGACGAGCGTCGGCGTGGCGCAGTAGGGATTGAGCTCCTGCAGGTCCTCCGGTGGGTCCGACGGATCCACCGAGACCAGGTTGGCATCAATACCCTTCTCCGCCAACACAAAACGGACCCGATGGCTGTCCAGCGCATCAGGATCGGAATACAGTGTGATTACCGAACGTCGGTTCACTGCCCCCATGGGCAAGACCCCTCGACCAGAAACGAAACCGCCCGGCCGCGGCGGAGCACGCCACGGCCAGGCCGGTGAAAGACCCCCTTAATGGACGTCCTTCCAGTACTCGCGCTTCAGCGCATAGAAGATGACGGTCATGAACAGCAGGAAGAGGATCACCTTGAAACCCAGCTGCATGCGGTAGGCCTTGATGGGCTCCGCTGCATAGGCCAGGAAGTTGGTGATATCCGCCGTGGCCTGCTGATACTCCTCCGGCGACATGATGCCCTGGCGATGCTCGGGCACCTCCAGGTCCACGATGTTGCCGTCGTCGTCACGCACCGCCTCCGGCATGCCCTGCAGGCTGGAGAGCACGTGCGGCATGGAGCTGCCGCCCAGCATCAGGTTATCCACGCCGACATCGGAGGTGTCGTCCCGATAGAAGGTGTTGAGGAACTTGTAGATCCACTCCGCACCCAGGGACCGCCCGGTCAGCGACAGGTCCGGCGGTTCAATGCCGAACCACTCCTCGCCATCCGCCGGGTCCATGGAGGACATCATCGGATCATGGAACTCCTGTTCACCGAAGATCATGTTCTCGATGACGTCTTCCTCCTCCATACCCAGGTCCTGGGCCATCCGGTTCCACCGCAGGAGCTCCACCGAGTGGCAGCCCATGCAGTAGTTGACGAACAGCCCCGCACCACGCCGGATGGAATCGGTGTCGTACGGATCAGCACTGAACTCCAGGCCATCCCTGGGGTCGGCGCTGCTGGCCCCGAGGGGGGCCAGCGCCAGCATTGCGATTAGCAGGAATCTCTTCATCATCAGGACGTCACCCTTTCCGGAACCGGCTTGGTCTTCTCCAGATCGAACGCGGTGTAGACCCAGAGGAAGACGAAGTAACCGAAGTACACCAACGCGCAGATACGACCGATGATCGTGGTCATCGGCGTCACCGGCTGGGTACCGACGTAACCCAGGATGATGAACGCGGCCGCGAAGGCGAACAGCGCGATCTTGAAGCCCAGGCCACGATAGCGGATGGAACGCACCTTGCCGCGGTCGATCCAGGGCAGCAGGAACAGCACGCCGATGGCCGCCCCCATGGTGAGCACGCCCAGCAGCTTGTCCGGGATGGACATCAGGATCGCGTAGTGCGGCGCGAAGTACCACACCGGCGGAATGTGCTCCGGCGTCGTCAGCGGGTCCGCGGGGATGAAGTTGTCGTACTTGATGAAGTAGCCACCCACCTCCGGGATAAAGAACACCACCACGGAGAAGAAGACCAGGAACACGCCCACACCCACCAGGTCCTTGACGGTGTAGTAGGGGTGGAACGGGATGCCGTCCAGCGGCTTGCCGTTCTCGTCCTTGTGCTTCTTGATGTCGATGCCGTCGGGGTTGTTGGACCCCACCTCGTGCAGCGCCAGGATGTGCGCCACCACCAGGGCGATCAGCACCAGCGGCAGGGCGATGACGTGCAGGGCGAAGAACCGGCCCAGGGTGGCCTCGGAGATGAGGAAGTCACCCATGATCCAGACCACCAGCGGCTCACCGATGATCGGAATTGCCCCGAACAGCGAGATGATGACCTGCGCGCCCCAGTAGGACATCTGGCCCCAGGGCAGCACGTAGCCCATGAAGGCCTCGGCCATCAGCACCAGCAGGATCAGGCAGCCGAAAATCCAGATCAGCTCACGCGGCTTCTGGTAGGAGCCATACATCATGCCCCTGAACATGTGGAGGTAGACCACCACGAAGAAGGCCGAGGCGCCGGTGGAGTGGATGTAGCGGATCAGCCACCCCCACTCCGTGTCGCGCATGATGAACTCGACCGAGGTGAAGGCCTCCGCCTCGGTGGGTTTGAAG
Coding sequences within it:
- a CDS encoding ClpXP protease specificity-enhancing factor — protein: MTSSRPYLIRALYEWIVDNGLTPYLLVNAEHEGLLAPMEYVDAGKLVLNVAPRAVQHLTMGNEAVEFSARFGGVAQEVRVPVMAVMAIYARENGQGMLFGEGDEEGGNGTPPEGGGPEGDGPDGPDGGGRPNLRVVK
- a CDS encoding YraN family protein, coding for MSTPTPRAPHLRVGADGEAQAAAYLQAQGLALLERNYRCRAGELDLIMRDDRGVVVFVEVRVRSNPDYGGPLASITPRKQRRLARAAAHWLQARRLTHQALCRFDVVAFSADGQPEWLRNAFSAAP
- a CDS encoding cytochrome c1; translated protein: MMKRFLLIAMLALAPLGASSADPRDGLEFSADPYDTDSIRRGAGLFVNYCMGCHSVELLRWNRMAQDLGMEEEDVIENMIFGEQEFHDPMMSSMDPADGEEWFGIEPPDLSLTGRSLGAEWIYKFLNTFYRDDTSDVGVDNLMLGGSSMPHVLSSLQGMPEAVRDDDGNIVDLEVPEHRQGIMSPEEYQQATADITNFLAYAAEPIKAYRMQLGFKVILFLLFMTVIFYALKREYWKDVH
- a CDS encoding phosphoheptose isomerase, translating into MNPHDRIVQHFHESIRTKQMAMDAVTESIADAGHLMAQALQAEGKILSCGNGGSAGDAQHFSSELLNRFEMERPGLPAVALTTDSSTLTSIANDYSYEEIFSKQVRALGHPQDVLLAISTSGSSANVNAAVNAAHERGMAVVALSGKDGGAMAGLLGERDVEIRVPSDTTARIQEVHLLAIHCLCDLIDQHLFGGA
- a CDS encoding glutathione S-transferase N-terminal domain-containing protein, whose protein sequence is MGAVNRRSVITLYSDPDALDSHRVRFVLAEKGIDANLVSVDPSDPPEDLQELNPYCATPTLVDRELSLYDSRVIVEYLDERYPHPPLMPVDPVSRAKARLVVSRVERDWYPLVEQLAGGKGRGQAAARKELGEGVVASDPLFQGYPYLLSEELSVMDCAVLPVLWRLSALGVDLPGRAENLQAYMERMFERPSFQKSLSDIEKVMRN
- the rsmI gene encoding 16S rRNA (cytidine(1402)-2'-O)-methyltransferase; the encoded protein is MSNLQGTLFVVATPIGNRGDISQRAREVLAGVAVVAAEDTRHTGQLLGHYGIQARLVAVHEHNETRQVPGLIQRLQGGEDVALVSDAGTPLVSDPGYRLVTACIDAGVRVSPVPGPSAVMAALSVAGLPTDRFCFEGFLPARPGPRRKALAALASEPRTLVLLEASHRILASLGDMAEVFGGERQAVVARELTKTWETVLRGPLAALVRQVEADPDQRRGEFVVMLAGAPPAVSDDAALLAVLGPLLDELPVKRAARVAARITGAPRNRLYQLALDQKAADDGA
- a CDS encoding penicillin-binding protein activator, yielding MRYRLLAVLLLTTLLYACAPPEPPAPEPEVPPAETAREQAERGEKAARRGDPETAEAHFRAALEAAPEDDEAATWTLRLAEMQADMGQTARVRDHLEDLADVSLDETQEARKQLLEASLKLASGQVLSAWRTIQPMTPPDAFAERYYQVRAGALEQLDLPVDAARALVERSEWLSDEQALKHNHEQTWSLLDNAPLGSLQDRRPVSADRLGGWIELAWLVRNYRLEPRQLDDALARWERQFPDHPGGPHVLAHTVGEYRERVIEPEEIAVLLPLSGPLADAGQAIRDGIMAAHLAGDGGGPDIRILDSAGQEIIPLYRQAVEDGADLVIGPLEKDQVDALARADDLPVPVLALNTVSRGIESIPGLYQFGLAPEDDAAEAARHARDRGWQRALVLVPDGNWGERLAEAFTEAFEAEGGEVLERQRFQSDRSDHSQPLRALLNLDIGERRARQLRSTLQRSVEHVDRRRQDAEFLFLGATAPQARLVVTQLHYHQGVGLPVLGTSHMHASQPDQELWSDLEGVLFMETPWMLNAGVRTDDGLDRATLEELWPEPMASHGRLFALGVDAYRLVPYVELLRERGGERIDGFSGRLEMDERGRILRGLLPARYGGEGPELLREEAAEELTL
- a CDS encoding cytochrome b, which produces MMSYNTEKAQGGLLGWVDARFPLTQMWREHLSEYYAPKNFNFWYFFGSLALLVLVIQIISGIWLTFNFKPTEAEAFTSVEFIMRDTEWGWLIRYIHSTGASAFFVVVYLHMFRGMMYGSYQKPRELIWIFGCLILLVLMAEAFMGYVLPWGQMSYWGAQVIISLFGAIPIIGEPLVVWIMGDFLISEATLGRFFALHVIALPLVLIALVVAHILALHEVGSNNPDGIDIKKHKDENGKPLDGIPFHPYYTVKDLVGVGVFLVFFSVVVFFIPEVGGYFIKYDNFIPADPLTTPEHIPPVWYFAPHYAILMSIPDKLLGVLTMGAAIGVLFLLPWIDRGKVRSIRYRGLGFKIALFAFAAAFIILGYVGTQPVTPMTTIIGRICALVYFGYFVFLWVYTAFDLEKTKPVPERVTS